The window TTTGCAAATTGTAATAGAAACAAACTTTCCAGAAGTTGAGTTAAAATTTAAATGGAAAATACCAGTCTATTATTTAAATGGACATCAATTATGTTATATAAATGCTTCTCTCAAAAAAGGATTTGTAGATGTTGGTTTTTGGGCTAAAAATATTCTAGAAGAATATTCAGATGTTATGGTCTCAGAAGGTAGAACTGTTGTAAAATCGTTACGTTATACTTCAATTGAAGATGTTGATAATGAGCTTCTTTTAAAAGTATTAAAAGAAGTTAGCTTACACAGCCACAAAGGGTTTTATAAAAGATAGTTTTTACTGAATTAAAAACTCCAAAACTACATTACCGTCAATAATTAAATAAGCTTCTTTGCTTGATTTAGGAGGAATTATTTTAATAAAACCAGTTGACTCTTTAAAATTTATTTTTGGTTTTTGAGAGTATCTACTACCTTTAAAACCAACAAATACTTTTTGAGTACTCTTTAAATTTTTAATCTGAAATTCAATATAACCTTCTTTGTTTTTCTTAATAACTCCACTTGTTGGGAAAACTAAAGTTAAGTTAGTGTTCAAAAACTTGTGATTATATATAGGTTGCTTGTAAAATGCTGTTTTACTTAATCTTTTTACTCTCAATTGCCAAATAGTTTGTTCAGGGAAATGAGTAAAGAATAATTTTTCCGTCGGAATATCAAAAAAGTAATTCGTAAAACTACGTTTCCATTTTCCGTTTTCTTCGTGTCCAGCTCCCCAAGTTGCATCAAAATAGCGCCATTCATCATTAATTTTTACTGCATTCCAAGCATGATTTGCGTTAAAAATAGGTATTCCTATTTCTTGAGGTGAGTTTCTTATATAACCTTTTATAAATTCATTTTCTATTTTAAGAAGTGTACAGATTTTAGCGAAAACTCTTGCGTAACCTTCGCAAACAGCTTTTTTAGAAGAAAGTGTTTCAGAAACAATTTGATTATTTAACGTTGTTATTTTTTGCTGCTTTTCCTCTTCCGAAGAATAACTAAATGAGTAGCTGGTTTTAGTCGGGCTGTAATATTCGGCTAAATCATAACGGATGTTTTGTGTTAACCAAATATAAGTAGCTCTTACTTTTTCTGTGTCTGAATTAAAATCTTCTGAAATTAAGTCGGCTAATTTTTCAGCAGAAATAAATTTAGGGTAACTTTTTACTTTTGCATCAACGGTACTAAAATATTGTGCATCAGCAGTAGAAATTGTAATCAGAAAAAAGAAAAAGAAAAGTTGTTTCATATTTGAAATTATATAACAACTTTGTTGAGCAAAAATTGTGCCTATAAATTATTCACAGTTTTCCTAATAGCAACCAAATTAGTTAATAATTTCTCTAAGTAGTTTAAATCTAACATGTTTGCTCCGTCAGATTTTGCGTTTGCAGGGTCAAAATGCGTTTCAATAAACAAACCATCTACGTTATTTACAACTCCAGCACGTGCAATAGTTTCAATCATGTCTGGTCTTCCACCTGTAACACCGCTTGTTTGATTTGGTTGTTGTAAAGAATGTGTAACATCTAAAATTGTAGGAGCAAATTCTCTCATTTCAGGAATTCCTCTAAAATCAACAATCATATCTTGGTAACCAAACATAGTTCCTCTATCGGTTATCCAAGCTTTATCAGAGCCACTATCTTTTACTTTTTGAACCGCGTGTTGCATGGCAGCTGGACTCATAAATTGTCCTTTCTTTAAATTAACAACCTTACCAGTTTTTGCAGCCGCAACTACTAAATCGGTTTGCCGAACTAAAAAAGCAGGAATTTGTAAAACATCTACATATTGAGCAGCTAAAGCAGCATCAGACACTTCATGAATATCGGTAACTGTTGGCACGTTAAAAGTCTCAGAAACTTTACGTAAAATTTTTAAGGCTTTTTCATCTCCAATTCCGGTAAAACTATCAATTCTACTTCTATTAGCTTTTTTAAAACTTCCTTTAAAAATATAAGGAATCTCTAATTTATCTGTAATAGAAATTACTTTTTCAGCAATACGCATTGCCATATCTTCACTTTCTATGGCACAAGGACCAGCAAGTAAAAAAAAATTATTAGAATCTGTGTGTTTTATATTTGGAACTAAAGATAAATTCATTGTAAATATTTTATGCAAAAATACAAATTTTAATTAGCTCTATTAAATTGATATTAAAATCAATTTTTAAAAAAAGCATAAAAAAAACCGCATTCAATTAAATGAATGCGGCTAAATTATAAGAATTTTATGCTATAATAATTATTTAATTGTAAAAGATACTCTTCTTACTAATTGTCTAGCTTCTTCTGAGTTCTTGTTTACAGAAGTATCTTCACCTTTACCATTGTATGATAATCTATTTGAAGAAATACCCGCTGCAACTAATACATCGTATACTTTTTTTGCTCTTTTTGTTGATAAAGATTGGTTGCTATTTGTGCTACCTAACTCATCTGCATAACCAGTTAATTCAACTTTAGTAGAAGGGTTTTCAGTTAAGTATTTAGCTACATAGTTAACAGCTTCTAAAGAATATTTTTGGATAGTACTTTTACCAAAGTCAAAATATACATTTTCATACCCTTTGTTTAATAATTCTTTAATAAAATCTACTTTAGGAGCAACAGTAGTTTTTCCTTTTTTAGAATATCTATTATCTAATTCAGTAACTAAAGCAGCTTTGTTATAATCGCTTTTAACACCTGTTAATTTAGCAATTTTAGCTTCAGCAGTTTTTAAACGATTTTCTAAAGCCGTTAACTCGTTAGTTTCTTCAACAGTAGGTTCGTTAGATTCAACATACCAATCTGCATGAGTTTTTTCTTTACCTAAGTAGATGTTAAGACCTACTGAAGCATTAAATAAACCACCATTAAAACCATTACGAGAAGTTCTTCCATTTCCATCAAAAGATATATTTTGGTATAAATGACCAACAACAGAAGCGTCTAAGAATAAAGCAACACGATCTGTTAATTTAACTTGTGGAGTTACACCAAAAACAACATTTATCATTCTGTCCTTTGGAGCATTAGGTTGGTAAGCTTTAAGGTCAGATAAACCAACACCACCATGAATTAATAAGTTAATTCTTTGCGTCCAGTCTCTAAATCCTAAGATTTCACCTGCATTAACAACACCTTCTATAGTTCCTCTATAATAATCAGTGTCAAAAGGCTTTCCTCCGTCAGCTTCAGAAAATTGATTAAATCCGAAATCTACACGTAAACCAAATTTTTCGTTAATCATGTATCTTCCACCAATATTTGCTTGCCAAAAATCTGGAGTATCAGTTCCATATCCAGAAGACAATGGGAAAACTGGTTTGTGTACACCAACACCTAAATCTATAGACCATTGATTAAATTCTTGTGCGTTAGCTTCTGTCATTGTACAGAATACTACAACTAATAATAATACTATTTTTTTCATAATTATTTTATTTAAAAAAATTTTCGAGGCGCAAAGATAGCTATAATGTTAACATTGACTATGTTAAATTTTATTATTTTTTTTGTAAATTTTAATGCTTTAATGTTAAGAAAAAAGTTGTTTTATTGTTGAGGTGAAAATCTTCAAAAACACGTATTTTAATTAGCTATCTTTAACCTTTTAAAAATGTATTCAAAATGAAAAAAATCACATTAATTTTAAGTGCCTTAGTAGTTTTTATTTCTTGTAAAGAAACTAAAAGTGTAACCAGTCAAAAGAAATCTAACGTTGTAGAAAAAGCACAAGCTACAATAGATAGTGTAACGGTAAGAAAACACTTGTATACTTTAGCTTCTGATGATATGGAAGGAAGAGGAACAGGAACTCCAGGAATAGAAAAAGCAGCAGTTTATATAGAAAATGAGTTTAAACGTATTGGTTTAAAAACGTTTAAAGACTTGGCAGATTATCGTCAAACATTTACATTTAAAAATAGAAGAACAGGAGAAGATATTACGAGTAGTAATATTATAGGTGTTTTAGAAGGTAAAAGTAAAAAGGAAGAAATTGTAATAGTTTCTGCACATTACGATCACTTAGGAATGAAAAAAGATGGTGAAGGAGATTTAATTTTTAATGGAGCAAATGATGATGCTTCTGGTGTAGCAGGAGTTTTAGTGTTAGCCGAATATTTTAAAAGCGTTGGAAACGAAAGGACAATTGTTTTTGCGGCTTTTACAGGTGAAGAAATGGGCTTAATTGGTTCTACAGAATTTGGAAAAGGAATTGATGCTTCTAAATTTGTTGCTGGAATTAATTTAGAAATGATTGGTAAAACACCAAGTTTTGGGCCAAATACTGCATGGTTAACAGGTTTTGAACGTTCTGATTTTGGTAAAATAATTCAGAAAAACTTAGAAGGAACAGGTTATCAATTATTTCCAGATCCATATAAAAAATTTAATTTATTTTTTAGATCAGACAATGCTTCTTTAGCGCGCTTAGGAGTTCCATCTCATACATTTTCTACAACACCAATTGATGTAGATAAAGATTATCATA of the Tenacibaculum todarodis genome contains:
- a CDS encoding OmpA family protein; the encoded protein is MKKIVLLLVVVFCTMTEANAQEFNQWSIDLGVGVHKPVFPLSSGYGTDTPDFWQANIGGRYMINEKFGLRVDFGFNQFSEADGGKPFDTDYYRGTIEGVVNAGEILGFRDWTQRINLLIHGGVGLSDLKAYQPNAPKDRMINVVFGVTPQVKLTDRVALFLDASVVGHLYQNISFDGNGRTSRNGFNGGLFNASVGLNIYLGKEKTHADWYVESNEPTVEETNELTALENRLKTAEAKIAKLTGVKSDYNKAALVTELDNRYSKKGKTTVAPKVDFIKELLNKGYENVYFDFGKSTIQKYSLEAVNYVAKYLTENPSTKVELTGYADELGSTNSNQSLSTKRAKKVYDVLVAAGISSNRLSYNGKGEDTSVNKNSEEARQLVRRVSFTIK
- the kdsA gene encoding 3-deoxy-8-phosphooctulonate synthase; the encoded protein is MNLSLVPNIKHTDSNNFFLLAGPCAIESEDMAMRIAEKVISITDKLEIPYIFKGSFKKANRSRIDSFTGIGDEKALKILRKVSETFNVPTVTDIHEVSDAALAAQYVDVLQIPAFLVRQTDLVVAAAKTGKVVNLKKGQFMSPAAMQHAVQKVKDSGSDKAWITDRGTMFGYQDMIVDFRGIPEMREFAPTILDVTHSLQQPNQTSGVTGGRPDMIETIARAGVVNNVDGLFIETHFDPANAKSDGANMLDLNYLEKLLTNLVAIRKTVNNL
- a CDS encoding transglutaminase domain-containing protein, with the protein product MKQLFFFFFLITISTADAQYFSTVDAKVKSYPKFISAEKLADLISEDFNSDTEKVRATYIWLTQNIRYDLAEYYSPTKTSYSFSYSSEEEKQQKITTLNNQIVSETLSSKKAVCEGYARVFAKICTLLKIENEFIKGYIRNSPQEIGIPIFNANHAWNAVKINDEWRYFDATWGAGHEENGKWKRSFTNYFFDIPTEKLFFTHFPEQTIWQLRVKRLSKTAFYKQPIYNHKFLNTNLTLVFPTSGVIKKNKEGYIEFQIKNLKSTQKVFVGFKGSRYSQKPKINFKESTGFIKIIPPKSSKEAYLIIDGNVVLEFLIQ
- a CDS encoding DUF1801 domain-containing protein is translated as MKPAEEYILTRPEPFKSILLHLQIVIETNFPEVELKFKWKIPVYYLNGHQLCYINASLKKGFVDVGFWAKNILEEYSDVMVSEGRTVVKSLRYTSIEDVDNELLLKVLKEVSLHSHKGFYKR
- a CDS encoding M28 family peptidase, with the translated sequence MKKITLILSALVVFISCKETKSVTSQKKSNVVEKAQATIDSVTVRKHLYTLASDDMEGRGTGTPGIEKAAVYIENEFKRIGLKTFKDLADYRQTFTFKNRRTGEDITSSNIIGVLEGKSKKEEIVIVSAHYDHLGMKKDGEGDLIFNGANDDASGVAGVLVLAEYFKSVGNERTIVFAAFTGEEMGLIGSTEFGKGIDASKFVAGINLEMIGKTPSFGPNTAWLTGFERSDFGKIIQKNLEGTGYQLFPDPYKKFNLFFRSDNASLARLGVPSHTFSTTPIDVDKDYHKVSDEAATLNMTVVTQTIQAVAKGTESIINGKDTPTRVVIKE